A section of the Humulus lupulus chromosome 2, drHumLupu1.1, whole genome shotgun sequence genome encodes:
- the LOC133817277 gene encoding uncharacterized protein LOC133817277: MAMNLRAITCVYQNPSSRSSTPPIPIASPIPKHTHQLIKLHSSSSSSSFRALARSSQGSETETETTEQEPPPTSFSGPLTSARSQLDLLEQLTSTTSPSANGYESDGRSGKPSIRDQLAELVRDRDGDFSIPLGKNLKKVSAKFLTISQKRNIKRQTYMNEVSQRNDSVFFATIGAFVILPPILILGIAIATGYVQLFP; the protein is encoded by the exons ATGGCTATGAATTTAAGAGCAATTACTTGTGTTTACCAAAACCCTTCTTCTCGTTCTTCTACTCCACCAATTCCAATAGCATCTCCCATACCAAAACACACTCACCAACTCATAAAgctccattcttcttcttcttcttcctcatttaGAGCACTTGCTCGCTCATCTCAAGGATCTGAAACTGAAACTGAAACTACTGAGCAGGAACCACCTCCTACTTCCTTTTCAG GTCCTTTGACCTCTGCTCGTTCACAGCTTGATCTTCTGGAGCAGCTTACCTCCACTACCAGCCCATCAGCTAATG GTTATGAGAGTGATGGTAGGTCTGGGAAGCCGAGCATTCGTGATCAACTTGCTGAGCTTGTTAGAGACAGAGATGGTGATTTCAGCATACCATTGGGTAAGAATTTGAAGAAAGTGAGTGCCAAGTTCTTGACCATCTCACAGAAGAGAAATATCAAAAGACAAACTTACATGAATGAAGTTTCTCAAAGGAATGATTCTGTTTTCTTTGCCACCATTGGTGCCTTTGTAATCCTTCCCCCTATTCTGATATTGGGTATTGCCATTGCAACTGGTTATGTGCAACTTTTTCCTTAA
- the LOC133817276 gene encoding cytochrome b561 domain-containing protein At2g30890-like, giving the protein MLLLVLKMGFQLKMVSFCIQKSLLLLLLPLLCSSQEINVERVDTHMINKDNIIKMDHKLLFNITIHGFLLWASMGFFMPIGILTIRMSNREECGRRLRVLFQIHLISQALAVLLATAGAVLSIKNFNNTFNNNHQRIGVALYGIIWLQVIIGFFRPNRGAKGRSVWFFAHWILGTTVSLLGVFSIYSGLQAFHEKTSKKVGIWTSLFTAQISFICLFYLFQDKWSYIQKQGVILGTTTDPMPEAPPKEKQKELAMESC; this is encoded by the exons ATGCTTTTGCTGGTTTTAAAGATGGGATTTCAGCTCAAAATGGTTTCTTTCTGTATTCAAAaaagtcttcttcttcttcttctacctctcCTCTGCTCATCTCAAGAAATAAATGTGGAAAGAGTAGATACTCATATGATCAACAAAGACAACATCATTAAg ATGGATCATAAACTATTGTTTAATATTACAATTCATGGATTTCTTCTCTGGGCTTCAATGGGATTTTTTATGCCTATTGGGATCCTCACTATAAGAATGTCAAACAGAGAAGAATGTGGAAGAAGACTCAGAGTTCTTTTCCAGATTCATCTTATTTCACAG GCTCTGGCTGTACTTCTTGCAACAGCAGGAGCAGTTTTGTCCATCAAAAACTTCAACAACACATTCAACAATAATCACCAAAGAATAGGGGTAGCCTTGTATGGAATAATCTGGCTCCAAGTCATTATTGGGTTCTTCAGGCCAAACAG GGGGGCTAAGGGAAGGAGTGTTTGGTTTTTTGCACATTGGATTCTTGGAACTACAGTGTCATTATTGGGAGTGTTTAGCATATATTCAGGTTTACAAGCCTTTCATGAGAAAACATCAAAAAAAGTAGGGATTTGGACCTCACTTTTCACTGCTCAAATAAGTTTCATATGCCTTTTTTACCTGTTCCAAGACAAATGGAGTTATATACAAAAACAAGGAGTGATTTTGGGCACTACTACAGATCCAATGCCTGAGGCTCCTCCAAAAGAAAAGCAAAAAGAATTGGCTATGGAGTCTTGctga